The Kwoniella dendrophila CBS 6074 chromosome 1, complete sequence genome contains a region encoding:
- a CDS encoding protein disulfide-isomerase domain, whose protein sequence is MKISSKLTLALAALLPALTSVVASDVYDLSQDTFKGEVIGEDLALVEFFAPWCGHCKNLAPHYEEAATELQKKGIKLAKVDCTEHADLCQEYGVNGYPTLKVFRNGTPTDYTGPRKADGIISYMIKQSLPAVSDVTSDSHAEFIKSDKVVLVAYGDASHPIPSAYSEFASGARDNYLFGQYTDSSLPSIPESPSLPAIVLYKSFDEGYSVLSASEIAKLDSASLSDFVKTNSVPLLDEISPENFGTYAEQNLPIAYLFADPAESESRDKLIEELKPIAKEFKGKINFVFIDAIKFIDHGKSLNLPGDSWPAFVVQDLALQTKYPLQENNGKVTPKAVKSFLEKFVKGDIPASIKSAPIPTKQSDPVYKLVADDWENLFGNQDKDIFAEFFAPWCGHCQRLAPIWDTLAEKYASNSNIVIAQMDATENDIPPAAPFKVQGFPTLKFRPAGQSEFVDYNGDRSLDSLVEFVETHRKSTGGESASGSNGDVDEEVFDDEDAPEHDEL, encoded by the exons ATGAAGATCTCGTCAAAATTAACTTTGGCTTTAGCTGCTCTTTTACCAGCTTTAACCTCTGTTGTAGCTTCAGATGTATATGATTTGTCTCAAGATACATTCAAAGGTGAAGTTATCGgtgaagatttagctttgGTAGA GTTCTTCGCTCCTT GGTGTGGACATTGTAAGAA CCTTGCTCCTCATTACGAAGAAGCAGCTACCGAACTCCAAAAGAAGGGAATCAAGCTTGCTAAG GTCGACTGTACCGAACATGCTGATCTCTGTCAAGAATATGGTGTAAATGGTTATCCAACTCTCAAAGTTTTCAGAAATGGTACACCAACAGATTACACTGGTCCTAGAAAAGCTGATGGTATTATTAGTTATATGATCAA ACAATCTCTCCCAGCCGTTTCCGACGTTACTTCAGATTCTCACGCTGAATTCATCAAATCTGACAAAGT CGTCCTTGTCGCTTATGGTGACGCTTCTCACCCAATCCCATCAGCTTATTCAGAATTCGCTAGTGGAGCAAGAGATAACTACCTCTTTGGTCAATACACCGATTCCTCATTACCTTCTATCCcagaatcaccttctttaccagcAATCGTATTATACAAATCATTCGATGAAGGATATTCTGTTTTATCTGCATCAGAAATCGCCAAGCTCGATTCAGCTTCATTAAGTGATTTCGTCAAAACAAACTCAGTtcctttattagatgaaatttcacctgaaaacTTCGGTACATATGCAGAACAGAATTTACCTATAGCATATTTATTCGCTGATCCAGCAGAAAGTGaatcaagagataaattaATCGAGGAATTAAAACCAATTGCCAAAGAATTTAAaggaaaaatcaatttcgTTTTTATTGATGCAATTAAATTTATTGATCATGgaaaatcattaaatttaCCAGGTGATTCATGGCCAGCTTTCGTCGTTCaagatttagctttacaaACTAAATACCCATTACAagaaaataatggtaaagTAACACCAAAAGCAGTTAAATCTTTCTTGGAAAAATTCGTAAAAGGTGATATTCCAGCTTCAATTAAATCTGCTCCTATACCAACAAAACAATCAGATCCAGTTTATAAATTAGTTGCAGATGATTGGGAAAATCTTTTCGgtaatcaagataaagatattttCGCTGAATTCTTCGCTCCATGGTGTGGTCATTGTC AACGACTCGCTCCTATTTGGGATACATTGGCTGAAAAATACGCTTCCAACTCTAACATTGTCAT TGCTCAAATGGATGCTACCGAGAACGATATTCCACCTGCCGCACCATTCAAAGTACAAGGATTCCCAACACTTAAATTCAGACCAGCTGGTCAATCAGAATTCGTAGACTACAATGGAGATCGAAGTTTAGATtctttagttgaatttgttgaaacTCATAGAAAATCAACAGGTGGTGAAAGTGCTAGTGGATCAAATggtgatgtagatgaagaagttttcGATGACGAAGATGCTCCTGAACACGACGAACTCTAG